In Panicum virgatum strain AP13 chromosome 5K, P.virgatum_v5, whole genome shotgun sequence, the genomic window AGTTCGGCGAGACCAACGTCTTCAACGCCGCGCTCCGGGACTGCGCGCGCATCAACCCGCTCAAGCCCGGCGCCCGGTGGGCGATCGACCAGATGCCCGTGGCCCGCACCATGGGCGACCTGCTCATCCTGCCCACTGGCGACCTGCTCATGCTCAACGGCGCCGCCAAGGGCTGCTCCGGCTGGGGCTTCGGCCGGCAGCCGGTGCTGACCCCGCTGCTCTACTCACCGCGCCAGCCGCGGGGCTCGCGCTTCCGCGCGCTGGCCGCGACCACCATCGCGCGCATGTACCACGCCTCCAGCGCGCTGCTGCCCGACGCCACcgtgctcgtcgccggcagCAACACCAACTCCGCCTACAACTTCACCGGCGTCGACTTCCCCACCGAGGTGCGCGTCGAGCGCTTCACGCCGCCCTACCTCTCGCAGGAGCGCGCCGCCAGCCGGCCGGTCATCGAGATGGCGACCGTCCCCGCCGGCGGGATGGCGTACGGGGCCAGGTTCAGCTTCCAGATCTCCATGCCGCCCATGATGCACGTCACCGAGGCCGACCTCAAGGTCACCATGTACGCGCCCCCGTTCACGACGCACGGCTACTCCATGAACCAGCGGCTGCTGGTGCTGGCCGTCTCCTCGTTCATGCCCCGCGGGCCGCACATGTACGAGATCACCGTCGACGCCCCGGCGAAGCCGGAGCTCGCGCCGCCCGGCTACTACCTGCTGTACGTCATGGCGAGGGGGGTGCCGAGCAAGGCCGCTTGGGTGAAGGTACACAAGTGACAAGGCGACTCGATCTGGGGAAAAAAAAACGTGTGCCCCGGAGTACGTAGCCGCACCACCACGCATACGAGGGGTTTGGCAATGGCgcacaggcaggcaggcaggcatgcCTGAGCATCGATTTTGGTTTTTGTTTTCTTCATCAAATTTGGTAAGGTTCTCCCCAATGTCTAGGGGCAAGTATAGGATATGGATCGACTCAAATTCGTTAGCCGATCCAAGTGTGGCAATGCCCGGTTATTAGTAGCGTTAGTTCGCAATAACATTGGAAAAACATGGATGTACTAGTAGACAGTAGAAATGTATCTGCTGTTGGTATACATTATAAAATCACTTTTTTCTTATGATGGATAAGCAAGATCTCAATTCATAGCAATTCTGTATTTTTTGGACCGAATTATCACGATTATCACGACTGCGATGTTATATATCTTCTACCTACATAAAAGGTCATCATCCACAGTACTAGCTCCTCGTACCTGAACGTTATACTTATACTCCCTCGGTCCCAAAATATAAGATAtttaggtttgtcctaagttaAAATAGTATAAATTTGACAAaatttataaagaaaaatattaatatataacACATCAGATAAGtaaattatgaaaaaaattatagtGCATCTAATTTTCTCATttgatatttaaaatattattaatattTTCTATAGACTTGGGCCGGATCAAACTTATAACAGTTTGACTTAAACAAACCAAAATGCTTTGTActttaggatggagggagtagattcACACGCGCGAGAGATTTCCCTACAAAAATGATCATATCACTGGTGACTTGTGTTTAGAACAAATTTCCAAAAAAACAGCATTTggaagcaaaaaagaaaaaaaaaacaatagctGCATGTGGTTTCAAGTTATCCAGCTCATGAGTCATGACCACCTCCCGGAAGTTCGGTTCTCGTTTTATCCTTGTTAGTTAATTCTTTGCATGCATATTAGAGAAACTTGCCTATATTATTTTGGCTAGCTTAGTGTTAAACTCTTAATCAAGGTTTTTAATCTCCCGCTATATATATAGCTTCTGCTATAGTCCGCTATTGCTATTTGAGGCATGGTACCGCTATTTGAACTCATTTGTAATTTAGCCGCTATATCCCACTATTAGCCGTTTTTTAAGTCCAACCGCTAAACcccttagcccgctatttagaACCATGCTCTATTAATAACTAAAGCAACCAACTACACCTTTTTTGGGAGACaggaagtgtgtgtgtgtggggtggggtggggataAAGGATAAGAAATTTAATAACTATGTTATAGAAAATATaagaaatactccctccattccaaactaTAATTCATTTGATTATTTTAATTTTatgtttgaccactcgtcttatttaaaattttgtacaaaatatcacttttttGTTGTGGTTTGCTTTACTAATAAAAGTTCATCAAGAATAACTTGAATTTGACTAtgttttcacaattttttttaataagacgGGTGATCAAATTTAGGATTAAAGAAATTAAACGAACTATAATTTGTAACAGATAAGTAGAAAGCACAAAACAACTTTAGCAGACACTGCACTCCAAAGGACAAATTATATTATCAATGTCGAGAAGCAATAgctaagaaaaaaaacaatggtATTGCGCACTGTGCATACGCACTGTCCGATATGGATCaaaaaaaagtctatatcaccccccaCCTATGGGAGatggactacataacccccaACCTATAAaacggtctatatcaccccctgaactttccaaaccgatcaaattaccccctaaagcagttttgaaaaatcatagtaaatcacagaaaaattataaaatgtaaaatccaattgtgttagactccaaatgagtagatctacacagtgaatatataatatggtatgctttagtatattttttttgctGTAGCTTTAGATTTATGTTTTTTCTTCGTAGTTGTAAAAAAtgtactaaagcataccatattatatgttcacagcgtagatctactcatttggagtccaacacaattgaattttttattttatgattttttgtgatttgttataatttttcaaaactgtTTTAAGAGGTAATTTGACCGATTTTGAAAAATTAAGAAGATGATATAGGTCGTTTTTTATGTTGGGGGATTATATAGTTCATCCACCATAGGTGGGGGGTAATATAGACTTTGTCGTACATCAAACAGCCGTCGTTGCACGTACAGAACACTCGTTCCTACCGGCCGCCTCGAGCAGCCTGACAACTTCACCCAGCACAGCCGCGGGCTCGTAGGCGCCCTTCATCCCCACCAGCGCAGCCAACGCGTCAACCTTCCTCGCAAAGCCCTCTTCGAAGAAACCCTCATCGTCGCAGCTCCccgcctcgtcgtcctcggaCTCCTCAGCGGGCTGGTGAACACCCGACGTGCCCGCGTCGGACACGGTGTCGTTGGGGTCACTGCTGATGCGAACCACTTGTTGCGCCtgccggtgagcggcggcgaggtcgtcggCGCGGGAAAGCCGTGTCCGGCGAAGCGCCTCGAGGCCCAACGCCACGGTGCGGAGCGGGACTCCGGCGTGCTCCACGACCGGAGCGGGAGCGGTGAAGCACCGGAGGCCCGCGCCGGGCGAGAGGTCGAAGACGACGTACCGCGGCCGTGGCTGCACGGCAGACTCCATTTCCTTCGACAGACTCTGTATCTGTATACTATAGTAGGCAGCTGATCTGTCAGCTTAGTACTGGTAGAATACAAGAAGGCAGAATCATGATGGGGAAAATACTAATGGATAGGATAACTGATCACCTATCTATCAGCGTCGAGTACTCTTTGTTTGTAAATGTTGCAGTTGCAGTGCAGCGCTTCTTGCCTCTGTGTAGTGTTATGCGAAGCTAAGACGGCCCTATAAATAGAGGTAGCTAGCCCCGAGCCGGTGATGATTTGACCTGCTCCTAATTAAACAAGCATTTGCGGCGGCATTAGAGAAAACCGCCGTTCGATCGGCGTGGCAGCTTCGGACTCCTGCGACGCTGAGGTTAATGTCCAATCCGGCAGAGTGCTTTCGGATGGcccggcaaaaaaaaaaagttgtcagGAGTATATGCTACTGCTCGTAGCTTCCGGCAAACATGCCCCCCGTCAAGGGGCTTTCCGCTTGATCAGGACACCCGGAGCACGAAAACTAGTACCAGGCCCTACCACAAATACCCGGACAAGCACACTGTCGAAAGGGTGTTAGCAACAAAAGCGTTCGGCGGGGTGTTTGATAGGATTGGGTTTCGCCTAACCAGCAAGGCAAACAGACACGCCCGTGCATCTCgttggtggtggaggaggaacTCGGTGCTGCTAATGCCGTCCTGTGTCCACAAGCATTTGCAACCGGCCTGACAGCCTGACAGATTATATGCTTATGCAGCAATGGTCGAGCCCGAGATTGTCCTCTGTCTCGGGCTATTGGGCGACGTGGTTAAAACTCGAaagcttcctttttttttcctcggcGGGTAAGTAATCCAGCACAAGTCATCCGCGTAATGATGATGATTAGTGGGAGGGGCGTGCGCGGGGCCGGGACGGCGAAAAGCACAGCGCGGCTCGTGTTTACCAAAGCGCTCGCTGCACTCTGCGCGTCGGCCGCGCGAGGACCCGGAATTCGGGGCCGCGCGTGCACGCGACCGCGGCGtagtgcgcgcgcgcgtgcgcgtgcgcagcGCTACCGCGACCGCGTGGCCTTGGGGCGGGTGGCCAGAGCCAGGGCAGGCGGGCAGCAGGGGGATTTGGACCGAGCCCGGCCGGAGCCACGCTTGCCGAGAGCGCCTGGTCGCGTAGAGGCAGAGTTGCCGACCATTGCCATGACCATGCAGCTTCGGTCTCTCTTCGAGCTGGAGGAAGCGTGACGCGCGCTGTGCTCTTCTACCGCTATGACCATGCAGCCTGCACGTTGCGTGCGGTCCACCGTTTACAGTGTGCTACTCGGGGTGCCTGTCctgttttattatatataaggCCAACTAAGAGCAAAACTAACAATTTAATCTTCTGCTGGCTGTAGATTATTGCTATATTATATTAAGCTAATTTAATAGTCAGTCTGTATAATAAGTTGGCTGTATATGTTGATTGCAATATGCCAATATTAATGTttgattcttcttcttctttctctcaTTCTCTCACAGTTTATAAGAGTCGTATTACAGCCGGTTGGAAGCAGGCTGTAAACTTGCAGTCcgcttctcttctctctcccttctAACTCAGTACAAATATGACGTGATGCTCTATTTAGCCCGCCTACGTCATCTCGTAATACTTGCTTTAAGCAGGCTGCGTGAGGTGCCACATCACATTTATGCTGAGGTGGAGCAGAAATGAGAGGAGAAAGAGCAGAAGCGGACTGCAAACTTACAGCCAGTTAAGACATAGATTTCAAGGTACTCCCTTCTCTTGGAATGTAAGTCATTCTAGAGTTTTTAAGGATAGATTATGGTtgtgtagaaaagactctcCTACTCCTAATTattaagtactccctccgtcctcaaatataagtcattctgggattcaaaatttgtcctcaAATGTAAAGTCATTCTAGGTTGAGAGTGGACCCAACCATTTTAATTATGCATCGTTTTGGAGTCTTTTCTAATAGAAAGATGTGCATACAACCATGTAGGGGGAGATACATGTGGGGGAGGTACATAGAAAAAGACATACTAGTTTAATTAGCACATTccaaatacttaataattaggggtagaAGAGTCTTTTTTACACAACCATAATATGTCCTAAAAACTCTAGAATGACTTGCATtcgaggacggagggagtattggGAATTGCTAATTAAACTAGCATGTCTTTTCCTATGCACCTCCCTCATATGTACCTTTCCTACATGGTTGCttgcacattttttttattgaaaCGAGCTAAAAATGATGCACAATTAAGATGGTTGGGTCCACTCTCAATCTAGAATGACTTATTACATTtgaggacaaattttgaattccagaATAACTTATATTTGAGGATGGATGGAGTACTTTATAAGAGGGGTGCTGGGTCATTTATTAATAATGGAACTTATATCGATAACAAACTACTTTCTCCATTTTAAATTATAGGCCTTCTGGCTTTCTTatctaagtttgaccactcgtcttattcaaaaatttgtgcaaaatatcacttattttgttgtgagttgctttatcaatacaagatcttcaagaatgacttaaatttggcaatgtttatactaattttttgaataagacgagtaatcaaacttatgataaaaaaaagtcaaacgaactaCAATAATTTGGAACGTAGGTAGTATTATATCAGTAAGTGATGTAGCACAATTAAAAGCCTAGCAGCAAGCTAAATCATTAGCCTCACTCTAATATAGAGAGAGCTTTGCCAGCACATGAATTGATTACGAGCCTGGGATGCACCATTCTGAGCTTAATTACTGTGGCACAGCCACAGGCTGATTAGTGTCTTCTATTTGCAGTTGCAGTGTTGTAGAACTGAAAGAAAGCCGGCGATTCGCGGAGCAATGGAAGAAGACAGCACATCTGCACATGTACCGCCGGACACGATGGCCTTCATCCTGACAGGACACTAGACAGAAAACATCCAGCGGAAAGACGAGGACGCCGGCTGCCTTCTCGGCGAAATAAAAGATCGTCACGCTGCAGCTCCTAGCTTGATGATGATGCAGAGACGAATCACTCTTTCCACCAAAAGCCTCTTTGAAAGTTGAAACACATGATTACCATACCATTTATCAAAGCGCGAAAATAAAGGACCGGCGCTACGCCGTTTTTCACCGTACAAAAGACGTAATAAGAAATCTGCAAAACCAAATGTGGCGTCTTATGCACGCACGCGCTCTATACACTGAGAAAATAAGAATTCTTATTGttcatttatctatttattttttatagatAGTACTTCCACCTTCCACTTTGAGAAGACCCATGCGCATATGAAGATTCAAACTTTgctatctttgaccaataatttaactattaattattttatttttataatataaattttatgtGATTGgattc contains:
- the LOC120710698 gene encoding uncharacterized protein LOC120710698; translated protein: MESAVQPRPRYVVFDLSPGAGLRCFTAPAPVVEHAGVPLRTVALGLEALRRTRLSRADDLAAAHRQAQQVVRISSDPNDTVSDAGTSGVHQPAEESEDDEAGSCDDEGFFEEGFARKVDALAALVGMKGAYEPAAVLGEVVRLLEAAGRNECSVRATTAV